The Streptomyces achromogenes genome window below encodes:
- a CDS encoding serine protease: MRAVPAQAGGPLAELLARNAATVPAYGADLNLAGVLELTATSVASDGPPGALSGFLGGTVGGSRPVATAPVERAHPAGEFAAFAVSPAAVLGLVGAPGSGRTTELAALAARRYRAPCQEPTLWLRGADLRAEDDSLADAVRRALARAARIVTAGRSTPRTAFSGPTHPPATSQTPGTQGMPGTAQTAQTPGTAGASGRAAAASAFGSPAAPAAPVSSGLFGSFGDSSGGAGPDDVTPERLARVARAAGRPLLLLLDGPEEMSPVLAHRLADWTEGTADWLRKTGARLVVACRAEYWERAGARFPPETLYGTAAAAGPLPPCVRLGDLTPDEAREARARYAVPENALAAPDDRHPLTLRLLAEVRAALPGPADRTQADLTQADLTPVDRTPVDRDAVFAAHLDLMCLRVAVRIAVDNGLRGAAVRRLAAKVSGQVHEAARRSLGPGQGQLDRASFEAVFPWGPAPARLGGGSGWASAVLTEGLLVPAGGGYRFAHEELADWIQGFHLDLDEALRALVHRPDAPGDGHRPPVPHHRIGPVIQALLLLGRHQGPHRLAARLRELIHSLEADPGSWWAARLLAGTLLRVPDATPYTGVLRLLADRVGAGAAETGGPFADLGPGFWTELTLPCDARLDLLRRLVLADGAPHDADAPRYLDVVAGLLAADPAAVQPHLTHWFDDERPLPATPHATVATAAQALLHTHRRRALDDLTDVLVDCPHHRAAELLAVLAEEEPSALCRAVDRWAHDERPARRVAAVAHALRAAPRVAMEADRRLLRHAALDLLARPADGALHGGALALLVRDPETRPRHLPRALERFAAVDDPYLPPGALLPALSTDPGPVLDAFRARLLGSDRADAGRILRTLAGVTTPSAPARRIAVLVQEAGESRPECAGHVAAYVDRRLDHGPDARPVVLPLVTGLLADGSPEPVRAALAGVLAAPGAPGSRPLRDELLEHLLAREQAPAVLYAVLYAAAGRDGEDLRDLVHRIGRLLVRTPEGATCFDRGLVDLGRHVPGFAARAVEWLSEAPGEWAGVVGPSARRALEYLTGSGVGAGAAHGQGQWRGSEPESASGAEPRVTV, from the coding sequence GTGCGGGCGGTGCCGGCTCAGGCCGGCGGGCCCCTGGCCGAACTGCTCGCCCGCAACGCGGCGACCGTGCCCGCGTACGGCGCGGACCTCAATCTGGCGGGCGTCCTGGAGCTGACGGCCACCTCTGTCGCGTCGGACGGCCCGCCCGGCGCGCTGTCCGGCTTCCTCGGCGGCACCGTCGGCGGTTCCCGTCCCGTCGCGACGGCCCCGGTGGAACGCGCGCATCCCGCAGGGGAGTTCGCCGCCTTCGCGGTGAGCCCGGCGGCCGTTCTCGGCCTCGTCGGAGCACCGGGGAGCGGCCGTACGACGGAGCTCGCGGCGCTCGCCGCCCGCCGCTACCGGGCGCCCTGCCAGGAACCCACCCTGTGGCTGCGCGGCGCCGACCTGCGGGCCGAGGACGACTCGCTCGCCGACGCGGTCCGCCGCGCCCTGGCCAGGGCGGCACGCATCGTGACCGCGGGGCGGAGCACGCCGCGGACCGCCTTCTCCGGCCCGACGCACCCGCCGGCGACCTCGCAGACGCCGGGGACCCAAGGGATGCCTGGGACGGCGCAGACGGCGCAGACACCGGGGACGGCAGGGGCCTCGGGCAGGGCGGCCGCGGCGAGTGCGTTCGGCTCACCCGCCGCACCCGCTGCACCCGTCTCATCCGGTCTGTTCGGTTCATTCGGTGACTCGTCGGGCGGCGCCGGTCCGGACGACGTCACCCCCGAGCGGCTGGCCCGTGTCGCCCGGGCCGCAGGCCGCCCCCTGCTGCTGCTCCTCGACGGCCCCGAGGAGATGTCCCCGGTCCTCGCCCACCGGCTCGCCGACTGGACCGAGGGCACCGCCGACTGGCTGCGGAAGACCGGCGCCCGGCTGGTGGTCGCGTGCCGGGCGGAGTACTGGGAGCGGGCGGGCGCGCGGTTCCCGCCGGAGACGCTGTACGGGACCGCTGCGGCGGCGGGCCCGCTACCGCCGTGCGTCCGCCTCGGCGACCTCACCCCCGACGAGGCGCGCGAGGCCCGCGCCCGCTACGCCGTCCCCGAGAACGCGCTCGCCGCGCCCGACGACCGTCACCCCCTCACCCTCCGACTCCTCGCCGAGGTCCGGGCCGCCCTGCCCGGCCCCGCGGACCGGACCCAGGCCGACCTGACCCAGGCCGACCTGACCCCGGTCGACCGGACCCCCGTCGACCGGGACGCCGTGTTCGCCGCCCATCTCGACCTGATGTGCCTGCGCGTCGCCGTCCGCATCGCCGTCGACAACGGACTGCGGGGCGCGGCCGTGCGCCGTCTCGCGGCGAAGGTCTCCGGACAGGTCCACGAGGCCGCCCGCCGCAGCCTGGGACCGGGACAGGGCCAGCTGGACCGTGCCTCGTTCGAAGCGGTGTTCCCCTGGGGACCGGCGCCTGCCCGGCTCGGCGGCGGCAGCGGCTGGGCGTCGGCCGTCCTCACCGAGGGCCTCCTGGTGCCCGCGGGCGGCGGTTACCGCTTCGCCCACGAGGAACTCGCCGACTGGATCCAGGGCTTCCACCTCGACCTGGACGAGGCGCTGCGCGCGTTGGTCCACCGTCCCGACGCGCCCGGCGACGGCCACCGGCCGCCCGTGCCGCATCACCGCATCGGCCCCGTGATCCAGGCCCTGCTGCTCCTGGGCCGGCACCAGGGCCCTCACCGGCTCGCCGCGCGATTGCGTGAGCTGATCCACTCCCTGGAGGCCGACCCCGGCTCCTGGTGGGCCGCCCGGCTGCTCGCCGGAACCCTGCTGCGCGTCCCGGACGCGACGCCGTACACGGGCGTCCTGCGCCTGCTGGCGGACCGCGTCGGTGCAGGCGCCGCCGAGACCGGCGGCCCCTTCGCGGACCTCGGCCCCGGCTTCTGGACGGAACTCACCCTCCCCTGCGACGCCCGCCTCGACCTCCTGCGCCGCCTGGTCCTCGCCGACGGCGCCCCCCACGACGCGGACGCGCCCCGCTACCTGGACGTCGTGGCAGGTCTCCTCGCGGCCGACCCGGCCGCCGTGCAGCCGCACCTCACACACTGGTTCGACGACGAGCGGCCGCTGCCCGCCACCCCGCACGCCACGGTGGCGACGGCCGCGCAGGCCCTGCTGCACACCCATCGACGCCGGGCCCTCGACGACCTCACCGACGTGCTCGTCGACTGCCCTCACCACCGCGCCGCCGAACTGCTCGCCGTGCTGGCCGAGGAGGAGCCGTCCGCGCTGTGCCGGGCCGTCGACCGCTGGGCGCACGACGAGCGCCCGGCCCGAAGGGTCGCGGCGGTCGCACACGCCCTGCGCGCCGCGCCGCGTGTGGCCATGGAGGCCGACCGCCGCCTGCTCCGGCACGCCGCCCTGGACCTGCTCGCCCGTCCCGCCGACGGCGCGCTGCACGGCGGGGCGCTCGCACTCCTCGTCCGCGACCCCGAGACACGGCCGCGGCACCTGCCGCGTGCCCTGGAGCGGTTCGCGGCCGTCGACGACCCGTATCTCCCGCCCGGCGCGCTGCTGCCCGCCCTGTCCACCGACCCCGGGCCGGTGCTGGACGCCTTCCGGGCGCGGCTGCTCGGGAGCGACCGGGCGGACGCGGGCAGGATCCTGCGGACGCTCGCCGGCGTCACCACCCCTTCCGCCCCCGCCCGCCGGATCGCGGTCCTGGTCCAGGAGGCCGGTGAGTCCCGGCCCGAGTGCGCAGGACATGTGGCCGCGTACGTCGACCGGCGTCTCGACCACGGGCCCGACGCCCGCCCCGTGGTCCTCCCGCTGGTCACAGGCCTGCTGGCCGACGGGAGTCCGGAGCCGGTCCGGGCCGCGCTGGCCGGGGTGCTGGCCGCCCCCGGCGCGCCCGGGTCCCGCCCGCTGCGGGACGAACTCCTGGAACACCTCCTCGCCCGCGAGCAGGCCCCCGCCGTCCTGTACGCCGTCCTGTACGCGGCCGCGGGCCGCGACGGCGAAGACCTGCGCGACCTCGTCCACCGCATCGGCCGCCTCCTCGTCCGCACCCCGGAAGGCGCGACCTGCTTCGACCGCGGGCTGGTCGACCTGGGCCGGCATGTGCCGGGTTTCGCCGCGCGGGCGGTGGAGTGGCTGTCGGAGGCGCCCGGAGAGTGGGCCGGCGTGGTCGGCCCCAGCGCCCGCCGCGCTCTGGAGTACCTGACCGGGTCCGGTGTCGGTGCCGGGGCCGCGCACGGGCAGGGGCAGTGGCGGGGGAGTGAGCCGGAGTCGGCGAGTGGGGCGGAGCCGCGTGTGACGGTGTGA
- a CDS encoding bifunctional riboflavin kinase/FAD synthetase, giving the protein MQRWRGLADIPEDWGRSVVTIGSYDGVHRGHQLIIRHAVDRARELGVPAVVVTFDPHPSEVVRPGSHPPLLAPHHRRAELMADLGVDAVLILPFTTEFSKLSPAEFVVKVLVDRLHAKAVVEGPNFRFGHKAAGDVEFLIEQGKVYDFEVEVVDLYVRGEAGGGEPFSSTLTRRLVAEGDLAGAAEILGRPHRVEGVVVRGAQRGRELGFPTANVETLPHTAIPADGVYAGWLHVDGEAMPAAISVGTNPQFDGTERTVEAYAIDRVGLDLYGLHVAVDFLAFVRGQAKFDSLDGLLVQMAEDVKRCRELVAAQER; this is encoded by the coding sequence GTGCAGCGCTGGCGTGGCTTGGCAGACATCCCCGAGGACTGGGGACGCAGCGTCGTCACCATCGGCTCCTACGACGGTGTCCACCGGGGTCACCAGCTGATCATCCGGCACGCCGTCGACCGGGCCCGCGAACTGGGCGTTCCGGCCGTCGTCGTCACCTTCGACCCGCACCCCAGCGAGGTCGTCCGTCCCGGCAGCCATCCGCCCCTGCTCGCCCCGCACCACCGCCGCGCCGAACTGATGGCGGACCTGGGTGTCGACGCCGTCCTCATCCTGCCGTTCACCACCGAGTTCTCGAAGCTCTCGCCCGCCGAGTTCGTCGTGAAGGTCCTGGTCGACAGGCTGCACGCCAAGGCGGTCGTCGAGGGACCGAACTTCCGCTTCGGCCACAAGGCGGCAGGCGACGTCGAGTTCCTCATCGAGCAGGGCAAGGTGTACGACTTCGAGGTGGAGGTCGTCGACCTGTACGTGCGCGGCGAGGCCGGCGGCGGCGAACCGTTCTCCTCGACCCTGACCCGGCGTCTCGTCGCGGAGGGCGACCTCGCGGGCGCGGCGGAGATCCTCGGCCGTCCGCACCGGGTGGAGGGCGTCGTGGTGCGCGGGGCACAGCGCGGGCGCGAACTCGGCTTCCCGACCGCCAACGTGGAGACCCTGCCCCACACGGCGATCCCGGCGGACGGTGTCTACGCGGGCTGGCTGCACGTGGACGGCGAGGCGATGCCCGCCGCGATCTCCGTCGGCACCAACCCGCAGTTCGACGGCACCGAACGCACGGTGGAGGCGTACGCCATCGACCGCGTCGGCCTCGACCTCTACGGCCTGCACGTCGCCGTCGACTTCCTGGCCTTCGTGCGCGGCCAGGCGAAGTTCGACTCCCTGGACGGGCTGTTGGTGCAGATGGCGGAGGACGTGAAGCGCTGCCGGGAACTGGTGGCGGCGCAGGAGCGGTAG
- the eccE gene encoding type VII secretion protein EccE, with protein sequence MASGTGVRSAGRSRNRGSAPTGPQPPERGRNPSASGAPHLRSRTAQGGAFRLQRLVLLEIAAAVVVVGWVAGPVALVAAGIVAVALVVLAFARRRGRSLPEWLATARALKARRRRADRLGVPAGTEPGFGPAVECDPGLRTYTYGGRDRRPVGLVGDGTFVTAVLQVQADATALRAERDRQPLPLALVADALEVDGIALESAQIVLHTQPAPALHLPRQSVAVANYAPLQEQTGAPAVRITWIALKLDPELCPEAVAVRGGGLTGAQKCVVRAADHLASRLTGAGFRATVLDEEELTAAVATSACANPLVTAEAGRTGQLERRTEETGRSWRCDNRRHTTYWLRRWPALGGAGPSLPQFVALVTAVPALATTFSVTLARGERQEVSLSGHIRVTGRSDDELVAARRAVQGAARHTGAGLARLDREQVPGMLATLPLGGAR encoded by the coding sequence CCTCAGGTCGCGCACCGCGCAAGGCGGGGCATTCCGGTTGCAACGCCTGGTCCTGCTGGAGATCGCGGCGGCCGTGGTGGTCGTCGGCTGGGTGGCCGGGCCCGTGGCGCTGGTCGCGGCGGGGATCGTCGCCGTCGCGCTGGTGGTGCTCGCCTTCGCCCGTCGCCGGGGGCGCTCGCTGCCGGAATGGCTGGCCACCGCACGGGCGTTGAAGGCCCGCCGGCGCCGGGCCGACCGGCTCGGAGTACCGGCCGGCACGGAACCGGGGTTCGGTCCGGCCGTGGAGTGCGATCCCGGCCTGCGCACCTACACGTACGGCGGACGCGACCGGCGGCCGGTCGGGCTCGTCGGGGACGGCACGTTCGTCACCGCCGTCCTGCAGGTGCAGGCGGACGCGACCGCGCTGCGCGCCGAGCGGGACCGTCAGCCGCTGCCCCTGGCGCTGGTCGCGGACGCCCTCGAAGTGGACGGCATCGCCTTGGAGTCCGCGCAGATCGTGCTGCACACCCAGCCCGCGCCCGCCCTTCACCTGCCCCGGCAGTCGGTGGCGGTGGCCAACTACGCGCCACTGCAGGAGCAGACCGGGGCGCCCGCGGTGCGGATCACCTGGATCGCGCTGAAGCTGGATCCGGAGCTGTGCCCGGAGGCCGTCGCGGTCCGCGGGGGCGGCCTGACCGGGGCTCAGAAGTGCGTCGTGCGGGCGGCGGACCATCTCGCGAGCCGGCTGACCGGCGCGGGGTTCCGGGCGACCGTCCTCGACGAGGAGGAGCTGACGGCCGCCGTCGCCACGTCGGCCTGCGCCAACCCGCTGGTCACGGCGGAGGCCGGCCGGACCGGGCAGCTGGAGCGGCGGACCGAGGAGACCGGCCGCAGCTGGCGGTGCGACAACCGCCGTCACACCACGTACTGGTTGCGCCGCTGGCCCGCGCTGGGCGGCGCCGGTCCCTCGCTGCCGCAGTTCGTCGCCCTGGTCACGGCCGTGCCCGCGCTCGCCACCACGTTCAGCGTCACGCTCGCGCGCGGCGAACGGCAGGAGGTGTCCCTGTCGGGGCACATCCGGGTGACCGGGCGCAGTGACGACGAACTCGTGGCGGCCCGGCGCGCGGTGCAGGGCGCCGCCCGGCACACCGGCGCGGGCCTCGCCCGCCTCGACCGGGAGCAGGTTCCCGGCATGCTCGCGACGCTGCCCCTCGGAGGTGCCCGATGA
- a CDS encoding AAA family ATPase, whose translation MRFSSAALRRDIAEHAATVQAAPGKPAETHDTATTTDGEAPVDATTPAGVDETPVEPAGPVPTDEPAESPGTTSADSSPEVSPVSESNETTPSTDASDPNASVVTDADGDTAAADTEAPAEAKADADAAADAKANAEADATAGAQPGTDPTARPEGPDAGVVAAPSPDSAAAVAAAPESAAEPQDSVPQSDAAAPQHPVPAAPAAWTPPPAPHGELPPLPPSYEPAAPASAAQWPAQPQPADAAAQAPAGWNPAAQQPAPAGPQPGYGFPHPPAPQAPQPQAQAPAAAPQQPQAPQPGYGFPPPGVAPAPNPPGVPGGYGFPQHHAGPAMPPAAPAHAPVPGPQPAPPAAQPPAAPGGYGFPQHNPDPAASPAAAAQQPHPHPTPPAVPGGYGFPQAPAPQAPQPQVAQTPQAQPGFPQPGIPQPGIPQPGDGQPPAAGGQDFAPAAPQGFPQPPAPNAPGGPGFPGPQPAPPAAPGAYGFPQPPAPQAPQAPQPEQPQAPQAPQQPVDPRAGAAWPQPIQHDQRQPVNPGAAPLGYTAAVELSSDRLLNNKKQKAKSGRPTAASSRFKLGGKKEEAERQRKLELIRTPVLSCYRIAVISLKGGVGKTTTTTALGATLATERQDKILAIDANPDAGTLGRRVRRETGATIRDLVQAIPYLNSYMDIRRFTSQAPSGLEIIANDVDPAVSTAFNDEDYRRAIEVLGNQYPIILTDSGTGLLYSAMRGVLDLADQLIIISTPSVDGASSASTTLDWLSAHGYAELVSRSLTVISGVRETGKMIKVDDIVSHFETRCRGVVVVPFDEHLAAGAEVDLDMMRPKVREAYFNLTALVAEDFIRHQQRQGLWTNDGNPPPVAAPPMPGQPMPGQPMPGQPMPGQPYPSQAGYPYPPQAPQPVQPYPQQGVPQGLPPAQPYPQQPGQPYPPQQPQPQPGQEPYAQPQHPQQPHPGYPPAGYGYPQQHEQPGQSPYPQAPEAPQTPQPQPPQQ comes from the coding sequence ATGCGCTTCTCGTCGGCCGCACTCCGGCGTGACATCGCGGAGCACGCCGCCACGGTGCAGGCCGCACCCGGCAAGCCCGCGGAGACGCACGACACCGCCACCACCACCGACGGCGAAGCACCCGTCGACGCGACGACTCCCGCAGGTGTCGACGAGACGCCCGTCGAGCCCGCCGGGCCCGTCCCCACCGACGAACCGGCCGAGTCCCCCGGGACGACGTCCGCGGATTCCTCTCCGGAGGTCTCCCCGGTGTCCGAGAGCAACGAGACAACCCCCTCCACGGATGCGTCGGACCCGAACGCATCGGTGGTCACGGACGCGGACGGTGACACCGCCGCAGCCGATACGGAAGCGCCGGCGGAGGCGAAGGCGGACGCCGACGCTGCTGCGGACGCGAAGGCGAATGCGGAGGCGGACGCCACGGCCGGGGCCCAGCCCGGGACCGATCCCACGGCCCGGCCCGAGGGCCCGGACGCCGGTGTCGTGGCGGCACCGTCGCCCGACAGCGCCGCCGCCGTGGCCGCCGCCCCGGAATCCGCAGCCGAGCCGCAGGACAGCGTTCCGCAGAGCGACGCTGCCGCTCCCCAGCACCCCGTTCCCGCCGCCCCTGCCGCCTGGACTCCCCCGCCGGCCCCGCACGGCGAACTGCCGCCGCTGCCGCCGTCGTACGAGCCCGCGGCCCCCGCTTCGGCGGCCCAGTGGCCGGCACAGCCCCAGCCTGCCGACGCCGCGGCCCAGGCACCGGCCGGCTGGAACCCGGCGGCCCAGCAGCCCGCTCCGGCCGGACCGCAGCCCGGTTACGGCTTCCCTCACCCCCCGGCTCCCCAGGCCCCGCAGCCGCAGGCCCAGGCCCCGGCCGCGGCCCCGCAGCAACCCCAGGCCCCGCAGCCGGGCTACGGTTTTCCGCCGCCCGGCGTCGCCCCGGCCCCGAACCCGCCCGGCGTTCCCGGCGGTTACGGTTTCCCGCAGCACCACGCGGGCCCCGCGATGCCTCCCGCCGCTCCTGCCCACGCTCCGGTGCCGGGCCCCCAGCCGGCGCCTCCGGCCGCCCAGCCGCCCGCCGCACCCGGCGGTTACGGCTTCCCGCAGCACAACCCGGATCCAGCGGCGTCCCCCGCCGCAGCCGCACAGCAGCCGCACCCGCACCCGACGCCGCCCGCCGTCCCCGGTGGCTACGGCTTCCCCCAGGCGCCCGCGCCGCAGGCCCCGCAGCCGCAGGTCGCCCAGACACCCCAAGCCCAGCCCGGATTCCCGCAGCCCGGGATTCCGCAGCCCGGGATTCCGCAGCCGGGCGACGGACAGCCCCCTGCGGCCGGCGGTCAGGACTTCGCGCCGGCGGCACCGCAGGGATTCCCCCAGCCGCCCGCGCCCAACGCCCCCGGCGGTCCTGGCTTCCCTGGACCGCAGCCGGCCCCGCCTGCCGCCCCCGGCGCCTACGGCTTCCCCCAGCCGCCCGCGCCGCAGGCCCCCCAGGCACCGCAGCCCGAGCAGCCGCAGGCCCCGCAGGCTCCCCAGCAGCCGGTGGACCCGCGGGCCGGGGCCGCCTGGCCGCAGCCGATCCAGCACGACCAGCGGCAGCCCGTCAACCCCGGTGCCGCGCCCCTGGGTTACACGGCCGCCGTGGAGCTGTCGTCCGACCGCCTGCTCAACAACAAGAAGCAGAAGGCGAAGAGCGGCCGGCCGACCGCCGCGTCCTCCCGTTTCAAGCTCGGCGGGAAGAAGGAGGAGGCGGAGCGGCAGCGCAAGCTGGAGCTGATCCGCACGCCGGTGCTGTCGTGCTACCGGATCGCCGTCATCAGCCTCAAGGGCGGCGTGGGCAAGACCACGACGACCACCGCGCTGGGCGCAACCCTGGCCACCGAGCGCCAGGACAAGATCCTCGCGATCGACGCCAACCCGGACGCCGGCACGCTCGGCCGACGGGTGCGCCGGGAGACGGGAGCCACGATCCGTGACCTCGTCCAGGCGATCCCGTACCTCAACTCCTACATGGACATCCGGCGGTTCACCTCCCAGGCGCCGTCCGGCCTGGAGATCATCGCCAACGACGTCGACCCGGCGGTGTCCACGGCCTTCAACGACGAGGACTACCGGCGCGCCATCGAGGTGCTCGGCAACCAGTACCCGATCATCCTCACCGACTCCGGCACCGGTCTGCTCTACAGCGCGATGCGCGGGGTGCTCGACCTCGCCGACCAGCTCATCATCATCTCCACACCGTCCGTGGACGGCGCGAGCAGCGCCAGCACGACGCTGGACTGGCTGTCCGCGCACGGGTACGCCGAGCTCGTCTCGCGGTCCCTCACGGTGATCTCCGGGGTGCGCGAGACCGGCAAGATGATCAAGGTGGACGACATCGTGTCGCACTTCGAGACCCGCTGCCGCGGTGTGGTCGTCGTGCCGTTCGACGAGCACCTCGCCGCGGGTGCGGAGGTGGACCTCGACATGATGCGGCCGAAGGTGCGCGAGGCCTATTTCAACCTCACGGCGTTGGTCGCGGAGGACTTCATCCGCCACCAGCAGCGTCAGGGTCTGTGGACCAACGACGGCAACCCGCCCCCGGTTGCCGCCCCGCCGATGCCGGGACAGCCGATGCCCGGACAGCCGATGCCGGGGCAGCCCATGCCGGGACAGCCCTATCCGTCCCAGGCGGGCTACCCCTATCCGCCGCAGGCGCCCCAGCCCGTCCAGCCGTACCCGCAGCAGGGCGTGCCCCAGGGGCTACCGCCGGCCCAGCCGTACCCGCAGCAGCCGGGTCAGCCGTATCCGCCGCAGCAGCCCCAGCCGCAACCGGGTCAGGAGCCCTACGCCCAGCCCCAGCATCCGCAGCAACCGCATCCCGGATATCCCCCGGCCGGCTACGGCTACCCGCAGCAGCACGAGCAGCCCGGGCAGTCGCCGTACCCCCAGGCTCCCGAGGCGCCGCAAACGCCGCAGCCTCAGCCGCCGCAGCAGTAG